The Terriglobia bacterium DNA window TCGACCCCGCTGACCTTCTCCCGCATCCTGCGCGGCGGCGGGTACGCGCGCACTCGCTTCACCGCGGGCGTGAAGCTGACCTCGCAGGCCGATCCTTACACCGACGCAGCGGAGGGAGCGTTCGGCGTGAGCAACGAAGACGCCGACAACGGCGCCATCTACAGCCGCCTCTCCTTCCAACGCACGGCGCTGGGCAATACTCCGGGCTGGTGGTGCTTCACCGCCGATTTTGCCGGCACCGAAGGCACGAGCCGCAACGCCTCGCCACTCTGCATGGCCGACCTGCTGACCAACTCGCCCGCCGGCCTCGTTACCCTGTTTCCCACCGGCTTCGGGTATGGCGATCCCGCAGCCCCGCGCTTCCAGATGGTGGGTGCATTGTCCGCACCCGCCGACGCGTCCGGAGGTGTGGGCGACGTCAGCCTCACCTCCCAGCCGCTCTGGTACGGCCGCAGCTTCTGGGGTTGGCTCAAGGGGCAGGACGCCAAGTATTACCCCTTCGCTCCGATGAGCGGCTGCCAGGGGTCATGGTTCTGCTTCTTCGCGCCCTACAAAAACTCCGACGGCCTGCCTGCGTTCACGCTCAACACCAGCGGCACGCATTATGGCGCGCTCTACGATCCGGGAGATGCAGGAGGCGGCGCGGTGGCGCTCGGATTCGCCACCAGCATGACCTCGCTGCCGGCATCTCCGACCTGGAAGTGCGCCCAGACCGGCGTTTGCACTTTTGCCGGACAGATCGTCTCCACAGTGGCCACGGGCTCGGCGCCGCTCAGCGTCACCAGCACCACGCCGGTGGCGAACCTTACCCTGGCGTCCGATGCGCAACTGCCTACCATCACCGCCGCGGGCAAAGTGGCAGCGACCGCCTTGCCGGACGCACAGCGAAAGCGCATTTGCGAGGTCCACATCGGGAGCGCCGGCGGTTCGGCGCTGACCGACGGCGATGACGAACCGGCCTCCTGCTTGAACGACTACGGCGCATCGCTGACCATCAGCGGCGTGCGCTGCTACGCCGACGCGGGCTCACCCACGGTGCAGCTCGCGCGCAACGACTCGACCAACATCCTCAGCGGTAACCTGGCGTGCGGAACGGCGTCTTGGGCGCCGGCCGACGGGCAGTCGGGCAGGCCCTCGATCTCCGCGAACAGTCTGGCCAACGGACAGTGGCTCGACGTCAACATCGTCAGCGCTGGTGGCACGGCGAAGTTCCTCCGCGTCGTCGTCACCATGGTGCAGTGAGGGCAACATGACCCAAAGAATTCAGGCGCTTGTCCTCGTGCTCCTGGTGTCGTGTGTGGCGGCGTTTCCGGCAAGCTATACCAGCTCGCAGAGCGGCAACTGGAACCAGGCGTCCACCTGGGGGGGCGCGGGCGTGCCCGGCGCCGGCGACACCTGCACCATCTCCAACGTGACAGTGACGCTCAGCGATTCGCGCACGGTCGGCACGGACGTAGGCGGCTCCACCGCTTGCAGCGTCACCGGCACGGGCGCGCTCACCATCGCCAGCGGAGGCAACCTGTCGCTTCACGGCGACTTGAGCCTGGACCGCGCCACCACGTTTGCCATCCAGGCAGGCGGGTCACTGACCTTCGACCCGGCTGCTGGAAACATCCACAAGGTCGTGTGGACGAATACCGGGTCGGCGGTGATGCCTGTCTTCAACATCAGCGGCAACGGCTGGGGCGCGGGGCAGTTTGCCGCCATCACCACCAGCGCGCGCGGCGGCGCGAACGGCTGGTTCGACGGCAACACCAGTTGCCGCACGCCTTCGCTGAACTGGGCGTTTGCTAAGTTCACCAACGTCGGCGGACCGACGCAGATCGCGGGCAATTTCGGCTGCCTCTCCAACGTGGACGTGCAAATCTCAAACGTCATCTGGGTCGGCGACCATCTCTACCTGAACTGGACGGCGGACGATGGCACTCACTTGCTGGCCGTTGACAGGCTGGACCTGCGCACGCCCGCGACCACCACAACCGCCACCATGCTGACCATCCAGAACGACCGGGCGCTCGGCAGTGGGACGCGGACCCTCAGGAACGCCACGCTCTACAACCGGGCGGCGTCCGTCAAGAGCATCGTGGTGGGCGTGCGGGCGCTTACGGTCGGGGTGCTGACCTCCGGCTCGTGCACCACGGCGGGCATCTACAGCTACAACGTCAACTGGTCGGAGTCCGCGGCCAACAATCACAACGTCCGCTGCGTGTTTATGACCGGCGATGTTGCCTTATCGCAGTTCGTCACTCCGAGCGCGAACGCGGCGGCGACGTGGGAACAGTTCGCCTTCTATTCTCACTTCGACAATCCGCATTATCTGGCCGAAGCGGGCAACAAGTCGCTGACCGCGAACGTCTACAAGAACGGGGTCTGCGACGGCGACAACTTCTTTGCCACCGACGGGGGAGATTTCGTGATCCCCACACAGGCCGCAACGGTCACGAACAACATTCTCATCAATGCCTGCGGCACGCTGGCCACGATGCTCGGCAGCAACGGCGTCCTGACCGCCCGGAACAACACGATCCATGGATACCGATCCCAGGCGCGCTACGGCGCAGCGCTCGGAGAGACGACGGGCGCGGCTACGCAACTCAGCGTTCTTCGCAACAACCTGATCGTCAACACATGGGACGGCCTCCACGAAGATGCCGGAACGAATTTCGTGCGCCAGAGCGGCGCGAGCGTGGACTACAACGGCTTCTGGCAGATGCCAGGCTCGAGCGACCCGGGGGCGCCGGCCGGCATCGCTCCGCTGAACCTGCGGCACCCCCTGCTGAACGCGATCAGCTACGTCTCCCCGCCGCTGTCCGGCGTCAGTGGGTTGACGAACAAGAGTGCGACCGCGGGCTCCGATGCGACCCATGTCGCCTGCACCTCGTGCGATTTTGTGACCGGGTCGCCGGTGATCGTCGGCGACTTCGTACAAGCGGGAACCAGCCAGGCCGTGGTCGGCGCGATCACCGATGCCACCCACCTTGTTCTCTCCTCGCCGGGCATCAGCGGGTTCACCAGTGGCAGCATGTTCAGCGTGAAGAAGTGGCTGTGGAATTCGACCTCCGCCTATGGCGACGACGACAAAGGCCAGCACGATCTTCACGCCGATCCCATGTTCCAGGCTGCTACGCGCACGCTGGCGTCGTGGGACTCGGCCAATGGCGGAAATGGCACGGTCGCCAGCGTTGGCGCCGAGATCGTGAAGCTCAACGGCTTCGACAAGGACGGGAACGTCGCAACCTTTAACACCAACTACACGGTCGCGAGCGCGCTGGACTTCATCCGCACAGGATTCACGCCGACGAACCCGGCGTTCAAGAACGCGGGCGATCCGCGAGACGGCAACCCCGACATCGGCGCGGTCCCGGTGTCGGCGGGATCGCGCCGGCGCGCCTCCGTGCTCTGGCGGTAGCATCACTTTCCCATGAATGACCTGGACTTACTGATCGCGCTGGGCGCGCGGCTGGACGACCCTGCGCCGGGTGGCCGTATCCGCGACTTTTTGACGCGCTCGCTGCTGAAGATCCGCGATCGCGAAGGCAATCTGGTGCGGCTCGCGCCGAACCGGGCGCAGCGCCGATTCGCCGAGTGCTGCGGGCGGCGCAATATCGTGCTCAAGGCGCGCCAACTGGGTGTCACGACTTGGGTCGCGGCCCGATTCTTCGTCTCGACCATCACCCGGCCGGGGACGCTGAGCGTGCAGGTGGCGCACGACCGGGAGTCGGCTGAAGAGATATTTCGCATCGTGCACCGCTTCCTGGAGAACCTGCCGGAGCGGATGCGAACGGGGGCGCTGGCGACGTCGCGCGACAACGTGGGGCAGATCGTGTTTCCGCACCTCGATAGCGAGTACCGCGTCGAGTCGGCCGCCGACGGGAATGCTGGGCGGGGCCTGACCATCCACAACCTGCATTGCTCGGAGGTGGCGCGCTGGCCGCGCGACGCCGCCGCGACCCTGGCCTCGCTGCGCGCCGCCGTGCCGCGCGAGGGCGAGATCGTGCTCGAATCCACGCCTGCCGGCGCGGGCGGGGTTTTTTATGACGAGTGGCAACGCGCTGCGGAGTCTGGATACGTAAAGCACTTCTTCCCCTGGTGGTTCGAGGAGTCGTATCGAAAAGAGAAGATACAGGCTGAAGACCTGACCGCCGAAGAGCGCGAGCTGATGCTCCGGGAAGGAATTGACCTCGCGCAGATCTCGTACCGCCGCTGGCTGACATCCGAGTTCCGCGGCTTGGCGCCGCAGGAGTATGCCGAAGACGACACTCACTGCTTCCTGGCCAGCGGCGACTGTGTCTTCGATTTGGAGAAGATCGAGCAGCGCCTGGCGGAGTGTGGCGAGCCGCCCGAGACGCGCGACAACGCCCGGCTGAGGATCTGGCTGCCGTCCAGCCCACGGCGCGAGTACATCGTGGGCGTGGACCCGGCGGGCGGCGGCAGCGAAGGCGACTACGCCTGTGCCGAGGTCATGGAAAAAGAAACCGCCATGCAGTGCGCCGAGCTGCGCGGGCACTTTTCGCCGCAGGAGCTGGCCGCTCGCGTGGCCGCGCTGGCGCGCGAGTACAACCAGGCGCTGGTGGCGGTGGAACGCAACAATCACGGCCATGCCGTGCTGGCGCACCTCGCCCGTGGCGACAAGTACGAGCGGCTCTACGAGCACGGCGGACAACTGGGATGGCTGACCTCGGCGGTCACCCGTCCTTCCATGCTGGCAAACTTTGCCGCCGTGCTGGCGAACGCACCCCAGCTCTTCTCCAGCCGTACCCTGCTGGAGGAGTGCCGCACGTTCGTGCGATATCCCGACGGAGCTTCGGCGGCGGCCGCCGGAGCCCACGACGATTGCGTGATCGCCACCGCCATCGCGCTGGCCGTCCGGCAGGAGATGGTGGACGACCGCCCGGCCCTGGAGCTGGCCACCCTGTCTTTGCGATGAACAACGCAGCTGTGATTGCGGACACAGACGTGCGTATCGACGAGTTTTAGCATCTTCGCTTGGTCCACGCGGTCCAGCACGTCCGCCGCATGCGGGGCGGTGCGCAAGGCCACCTGATGCGCTCCGACGACGGGAATTATTACGTCGTCAAGTTTCAGAACAACCCGCAGCACGTGCGAGTTCTGGCCAACGAGTTGCTTGCTACACGGTTGGCGGAGCGCGTCGGGCTACCGGTCCCGGTTCCGGAAGTCGTCGATGTCGCTGCGTGGCTGATCGACAACACATCGGAGCTGCGGATCGAACTGGCCGGCCAGTCGGTCAAGTGCACGCCGGGATTGCAGTTCGGGTCGCGCTATTTGGTGGATCCGCTCGAGGGGCAGGTCTTCGACTACATCCCGGACCCACTGCTCGAGCGAGTGAAGAACCTGGGCGCCTTCGCCGGCGTCCTGGCGCTCGACAAGTGGACGTGCAACGCCAACGGGCGCCAGGCGGCGTTCTGGCGCAAGTCGCGCGAGCGCCGGTATTCCGCGGCCTTCATCGACCAGGGATACTGCTTCAACGCCGGCGAGTGGACGTTCCCGGACTCTCCGCTACGCGGCGTGTACATGCGCAATGCAGTGTACGCCGGGGTGACTGGATGGTCGTTGTTCGAGCCCTGGCTGGAGCGCATCGAGAGCTTTGACGAGAGCGTGCTGTGGCAGTGCGCGGAGGCGGTGCCGCCAGGATGGTACGGTTCAGACTGGGACGAACTGGAGCGCCTGTGCGAGATTCTGCTCAAGCGGCGCTCGCGCGTGCGCGAATTGATTGAATCATTCCGGGATAGTTCCCGCGCGCCCTTCCCAAACTGGGGAGGGAGCCGTCAGCCGGTAGCTGTTGAACCGGAGGCGAAACGGAACAAGGCGTACGTGAACTGATGACCGAGCGCAAACAGTGCGAGTTCTTCCTCATCCGGTACGTGCCGGATGCGGTGAAAGACGAGTTCGTGAATATCGGCGCTGTGCTGCTCAACGGCAGCGGCGCCCAGGTGCGCTTTACTCACGATTGGCGGCGGGTGCGCTGCCTCGATCCCGCGGCCGACGTCGAGATGCTCGAAGCGCTCGAAGGAGATTTGCGCTCGTTACTAGGAGATCCTGACCGCGAACGGTTGCTGAAAAAGCTCCAGGACTCGTTTTCCAACGCCATCCAGCTCTCGCCCACCAAGGCCTTGCTGGCCGAAGACCCGGCGGCGGAAATCGAGCGGCTGGTGCAGATGTACCTGGAGGTGAAGCGTCCGGCAGGGAAGGGCAAGCTCTCGGCGCGGCAAGCGATCTTCGCCCGCATGCGCGACACCTTCGTGCAGGCGGGCGTGTGGAAGCTCATGCGCCATCGCATCGCCGTCGCGCAGTACACGCACAAGGGAGACCCGCTGAAGATCGACTGCGGCTACCGTCCCAACGGCGAGGTCAAGATGTTCCACGCCGTCTCGCTCGCGACCGAACCCGAAACGGCCAAGATCCTGGCCTTCTCCTTCCCCCAGATCGAGGCCGGGATTCTGAAGCACGAGCAGGCCAAGGCCTCGCTCACCGCCATCGTCGAAGACGACCTCGACCGCGGCGACGACGCGGTGGCGTTCGCTCTGGAGACACTGGATAATGCGCAAATCGCAGTCACCAATGCGGGTGAGCTTGCGGCAATAGCGAACCGGGTGCGTGGCGACCTGAAGGTCTGATGGACTCTCTGTTGTGGTTGATTCCAGTGCTTGGAATCGGTGGATTCGTCCACACGATCGCGTACGTCGTGCAATCTAAGCCTGATGAGCGACGCCGAATGCCGACAATCGTCGCGGCGTATCTCATCATTGCAAGCGCACTGTGGTGGCTAGTGACGATGGGCGTCGCCGTCCACTGGAACTTGGGTACGAGCAGTCGCCCTGTGCATATGCTCGTTCGCGTCGGAGTCTTTACAGCGCTTGCGGCAGGGCTTGTGGGAACCTTCGGAAAGCTCCGGTACATTGCGTCGATCTGGTTGGCTGTTGTAACCACCTGGTGGTTCTGGTGGGGTACGACACTGCCCTAACGAATTCGTTGTTCGCGGCGAAGCCGCGGTTCTAGAAAAATCATGACAATCAAAGAGACGTTCCTCAGCGCCCTTCGGCGCCTGGGCGGGAGTGTGTCCGACAAGCGGCGCACGCTCGCGCTGCCCAGCATCCTGAACACCTACGCGCCGCGCGGGACCAACGGCGCACTGCCCAAGTGCACGCCGTATAACCTACGCCGGTTCGCGGAGACACCCATTGCGCGCAAGGCGATCAACACCATCAAGGACCGCGTCGCTGGGATGCGCTGGCGGGTGCAGCCAAAGAACGGCCGCGCGCTCGAGGAGCTTTCCGAGGGCGTGGAGCGCATCCGCGTGCTTACCGACAACCTCGACGCGCCCAATTCCGACGACAGCTTCCGCTCGCTCGCCGAGCAGGTCTTGGAGGACGTGATCGTCGGCGGCTTCGGCGCCATCGAGGTGCAGCGAACGGAGGAGCCTACGCGCCCGCTGGTGCTGTGGCCGGTGGACGGCTCCACCATCCGCATGCGCGCGGATTGGGACGGCCGTCCCGACTCGCCGCGCTACGTGCAGGACACCGGCCGCTTCGGGCCCGAGTCGCGCATCGCACTCAACGACAACGAACTCATCTACATCCGCCTGAACCCGCGCACCCACACGCCCTTCGGCCTGGGGCGACTGGAGGTGGCGTTCGAGACCATCAACGCCTTCCTGGGCGCGCACCGCTACGCCGCGCGGCTGGCGTCGAACTCGGTGGTGCAGTACGCGCTCTGGCTCCAGGACCTGACGCCGGCGCACCACGAGCGGCTCATCCGCTGGTGGCAGGACGAGATCGAGGGTACGGGCCGCGTGCCCATCCTCTCCGTCGAGCACAAGCCGGAGGTGCTGCGCTTCGGCGGCGGCACTGACGCCGACCTGCGCCTCTCCTGGCAGGAGTTCCTGCTGCGCGTGGTGGCCGACGCCTTCGACCTGCCGCCGCTCTTCCTCGGCCTGGAGCACGACGTCAACCGCTCCACCGCCGGCGAGCTCAGCGACCTGGCCTTCCGCCAGGCCATCGTGCCCACGGCGCGCCTGCTGGCCGAGCACCTGACGCGCGACGCCATCGGTAAGAAGCTCGGCTGGCACGATCTGGAATTCGTCTTCACCGACACCGATGTGCGCAACGAGCGCGAAGAGGCGGAGATCCAAGAGATCCTGCTGCGCAGCGGGGTGATGACCGTCAATGAAGTCCGCAGGCTTCGCGGATTGCCCGAGCTCTCAATTTAACCGCCGAGATCGCAGAGAACGCCGAGGCAACAGATTCCTCTCTGCGGTCTCGGCGTTCTCGGCGGTGAAATCCAAGAAAACTTATGACCCTTGAACTCGAATCCATGGCGATCGAGATGCCGCCGGTGTCTCGACACCCCAATCGTCTGCCCTTCCGCGGCGTGCTGACGCTGGTGGACACGCCCAGCGACCGCCCGCCGTCGGGCGCGCGTGACCATCGTGTGCTGCTCACCCGACAGGCCGCCGAACGCGCCCTGGCATCGCTGCTGGGCATGGCCCTCGACTACACCCCGGCACTCGACGCGCATGACGCGAAGCGAAAAGTAGGCATCATCACTTCGGCGGAGGTCATTGAGTTGTCAGTTGCCAGTTGCCAGTTGGCAGGCAGGCGATCTGACAACCGACAACTGACAACCGGCAACTGCATTGCCGTCTCCGGCTACATCTTCGCCAAAGATTTTCCCGAAGTGGTCCGCGAGCTGCGCTGGAACCCGGCGCGGCTGGGAATGTCGTATGAACTCTCCGACGCCACCGTGCAGGACGTGAACGCCCGCATCTGGACGCTCACCGACGTCACCTTCACCGGGGCGGCGATCCTCCGCCGCGACAAAGCCGCGTACTCGCAGACCTGGATCGAACTCGAATCCAGCGTGGGCGCGGGTCTTCGATCCGCGCACAGCGACCCTGCACGTCGCCTGGACTGGTCAGGGACCCGTCCTCATGTTTAACAGCAAAACCTAGCAGCTAGGAGCTAATGCATGAACGAACACCAACTCACCGAACTCATCGACCGCCTGGCGGTGGCCGCGGAGGCGATGGAACGCACCTTCGCCGCCGTCCACGCCCAGCATGACGAGTTGTCGGTCAAGATCGACCGCATCGTCGCCTGCGTGGACGAGGCCGCCGAGCGCACCCAACTCGAGGCTCGCATCGCCGACCTGGAGCGCGCCAACACCGAATTGAAGGCGCAGCTCGAACGCAAGCCGGTCGAGCGCAAGACCCTGCCGCCTCTGGTCACCGCGCTGCTCTCCAAGAACGGCATCGAGGACGTGCACGCCAGGATCGACAGCGCGCTGCTCGACAAGGCGCTGGCCTCGCTTGCCGTGGATCAGCGCATCGCCGTCAAGGCGCAGATGGCGGAGGCAGGGCTGATCGAGTAGCCGTCCGTCGCCTCTCGGCAGTCGTCAGCGAGCGATTAGCGATTAGCGATTGGCGTTTAGCACCTGAACTGGACGGCTAAACGCTAACGGCTAATCGCTAATTGCTTTTGGCTAGCGCGCAGCAGTTCACACCCAACACATCTCTGAAAGGACACACATGACCGCACAATTCCTCGACATCCACGCGGCCGCGGACTATCTCGGCCCCGGCGCGGTGGAGATCAATCGGTACCAATCCGAGATCACCGACATCGTGAAGCGGCGCGGCGTATTCGGGCAGCGCATCCGGCAGGTGCCGGCGACCGGACATCCGTCGCGCTTCTTCGAACAGACCGCGATCACCTCGCCGACGGCGGCGCAAGCCTTCACCGACCCGCGCAACATCGTGGCCGTGGTCGGCTCGCCGACACGCGTCGAGCGCAGCGTGCCGCTCAAGGCGCTGGTCTCGCAGCTCAACTACAACCTCTTCGACACCGAGGTGGGCGCGCAGCAATCGCAGTTCGCCTTCCTCCAGGCCAAGGACCTGGCCGACGCGGTCGAGGGCCTGCTGCGCACCCACGACGTCGCGCTGTGGAACGGCAACGACACGTCGCTGGCCACGCCGACCACGCCGCAATACTTCGGCGTGACCGGGCAGATCGCGGCCGGCGGCAACACCGACACCATCGGCGTCGCCGAGTCGATCGTGGATGGGCTGAAGGAGATCGTCGCACTGATGGTCGCCAATAGCTCCTACGAGGTGCGCCCCACCGCCATCTACTCCAACCCCGTGCTGCTCGATCTGATCGACCGCGAGATGAAGGACCAGTTCAACGTGGTGCTGTCTTCCACCGAGGTCGCGGGCGGGCTGCGCGTGAAGACGCTCTCCACGCAGGCGGGCGAGCTGCCGCTGATCCCCGAGTGGGCGCTGAGTTACACCGGCACGCCCGGCTCCGGCTCGGCGCAACTGCCCTGCTACATCGTGAGCGAGCCCATGATCGAGTACCACTGGCTCACCGACCCCAACCCGCGCGTCTTCAAGCTGGGCACGACCGCAGCTCTGGGACAGCAGATGGTGATCGTGAAGTTTGGCGCCGTGGTGGTCAAGGGCGCCGGCTACGCGCACTACAAGGTGACCGTCACCCGGTAAAGACAAATCCACCACGGAGGCACGGAGACACGGAGAACGCGGAAGTAAGAACAAAGAATGCAGAAGTGAGATCCGCGTTACTTCTGCATTCTGACTTCTGCGTTCTGACCTTCTCTGTGCCTCCGTGTCTCCGTGGTAGGTGCTCGCATGAATTACCTGGATCCATCCGAATACGAGACTTACGGCCTGGAAAAGACCGTTCCAGCGGCGTATGTGGCCGCGGCGTCTTCACTCATCGACGCGCACTGCCGTCGGGAGACGCTGGCGGTGGCGCAGTACGTGGAACGACTGCGCCTGGGCGGGCGCGGCACGGTTCGCCTCAGCTTCCTCCCTCTGGCGACCGTCGCGCCCGCCACGAGCCCGTTGGTTTCCGCCCGCGCGCGTTACGGCCTGCCGCGCGATCACGACGAACTCGCGGTGGAAGCGGCGCAGGTCTTCGGTCTGCCGGGTTCGTGGACGTCGCTCGACCCGCCGCAGATCGACTTCTGCGCTGCAACGGGCGAACTCACCTTCCCGCAGAACGCGCTGGGCCTGGCCTACAACGAGGTCGAGGTCACGTACACCGCGGGCCTCGATCCGATCTCCGAACCGGTGAAGCACGCCTGCGCGCAGATCGTTCGCAATGCGCTGGCCACGCCCGCGCTCAACGTGCGCGGCGGGTCCATCGACCGCATGCGCCTCGATTACTTCGCCGACACGCTGCTCGACGATACGGTACGCGCAGCCCTGGCGCCGTACGTCGCGCAGAAACTCTGAATCGGGCCCTGAGCACTGGGCCTTGAGCGTTCTGCTCAGGGCTCACGGCCCAAGGCCCAAGGCCGAGGAGGTCGCATGACTTATGAATCCCCAGCCGCTGCGCGCGGCCTGGCCATCGCCCGCGCCACCGACGCCATGCTGCGCTCGCTGGGCGGCGGCGAGATCACGCTGCTGCTGCCCCTCAAGCTCGATGCAGGCGATGCCAGCGGCTCGCTGGAAGAGGTCCCTGTCTCGCCCGCCGTCCTGAGGCCCGCGGGCGAGCGCCGCTTCGACTTGCTGCTGGGCGCCAAGACCGCCGCATACATCGCAGAGGCGCGCGGCTTCGACTCCGCCGAGGCGTTTTTCGAAGCCATCGTCGGCTTCGAGCGCGGCCAGTCGCTTCTGCGCATCGCAAGTGTCAGCGTGGACACCTTCGCGGGCGAGCCCTACCTTTACCGCCTCAATCTGGTCGAGTGACATGACAACGAGAGTGAGAAAAGAGATGGCGCCGGTGGCGCGGCGCGTGCGCGCGTACTTCGCACCCGTGGACCGCGCCAGCGGCACGCCCACGGTGTTCGATCCCGCGCGCCCGTTCGATCTCGGCGCTCCGCCCGCGCCCTGGATCGAGCTGGGGGCGATCGAGAACTTCCGCCGCACGCCGGCGACGCGCGTCGAGCCAGTGCGCGTGGGAACAAAGGGAGTAACGACGGCGCAGTTCCGCGGCCGGCTCGAGGCGCGCGTCGAGTTCGACTTCCGCGAATGGGGCAAGCTGCAGATGGCGCTGGCCGCGGGCTCACAGCACATGAACGTCCTGGCGGAGGATCCCGCCGCCAGCGCGCGCGCATCGGGCGGCACACCTGTCGCCGCCGTCGCGCTGGCATCGGGATCGACCGCGAGCGAGTTGTCGTTTGCCTCCGCCCCGCCCTTCGAGACCGGTGACTTGCTGGCTGTGGATGTCGATTACGCCGGCGAGATCGGCTATATCGGCACCGGAGTCGCTGCCGCCTACGTTCGCGATCCCGCCGACGTCCAGCACTATGCGGACTCCGTCCGCCGGGTCACATTTAACGTCGCGCGAATCGGCACCATCTCCGGTACGACCGTCACGCTGGAGCAGCCGCTCATCGGCGGCGCGCCGTCCGCGGGTGCGGCAGCGCAGAAAGTGGTCGCGTTCGTGGACCGCGAGGGCGGAAGTTTTTTTCAGGAATGGTCGGCGCTGTTCGTCCTGCCGGAAGAAGCCGGCGGACGCGTCTGTTTCCACTACCCGCGATTGCAGTCGGCCGCGCCGGCGCAGGAAACCGCTATCGAGCTCGCGGACCAGCTGCGCGCCTACGCGCTGCACGCCGCCTGGATCGCGCTGCCGGTCACCGACGCCAATGACGGCGAGCAGGTCGTCTGTTTCCGCAGCTATTTTCCGGCGCGCGTGGCGGGACTGATTTAGGCCAAATCCTCCAGAATCCCATCGTTTACGGACGATCTAACGGAAAGCCCCGTCCTGAGCGGCTTTCGGAACGCGGAAAGCGAGCGCAGTGTAGCACCGCCCGCGCCCCTGGACGCCTAGGGTGGTGGCTCCGCACCTGCTGTTCTCGGTTCAACCTTTATGAAGCTTCTCATCGACAATCTCGACGGCGAAGGCGCACTGGACTTCGCAGCCAACATCGATGTCGAGAAACCGCCCCGAATCCTGCGCCGGCTGAACACTTCCGCGGAGATGGATCTGGCGGTCGTCGGCGACAGTTGCGCATTCCTCGTGCCGGTCGCCGGAGCCCGCGTGGTGCTCGCGCGACGCGACGGCAAGGCGCTCTTTACGGGTTATCTCGAGGCCGCTCCGGACCCGGAGTACCTGGGCTGGGCGGAAAGCTGCCCGGTCTTCCGCTACCACCTGCATGCCGTCGGCGATGATTTTCTGCTCGATCGCAAACAGCTCCCGGCTCGTGCCCCACTCGTCAACCGCACTGCGGGTGCGACGCTGAAGGAGTTGGCGAATGACTTGGTCGCCGGCGAGTTTGACCTCTCCGGCGTGCAGGACCTGGACCTGCTGACTTCGGTCAACGGCGATGCGCAGCAGGCGTGGTCGAAGCACGCCGCCGAGATCGCGCTGCGGGCGCGCGGCTGCTATCGCGTCCACGACGGCCGCATCGTGCTGGAGCCGGCCGGGT harbors:
- a CDS encoding terminase — encoded protein: MNDLDLLIALGARLDDPAPGGRIRDFLTRSLLKIRDREGNLVRLAPNRAQRRFAECCGRRNIVLKARQLGVTTWVAARFFVSTITRPGTLSVQVAHDRESAEEIFRIVHRFLENLPERMRTGALATSRDNVGQIVFPHLDSEYRVESAADGNAGRGLTIHNLHCSEVARWPRDAAATLASLRAAVPREGEIVLESTPAGAGGVFYDEWQRAAESGYVKHFFPWWFEESYRKEKIQAEDLTAEERELMLREGIDLAQISYRRWLTSEFRGLAPQEYAEDDTHCFLASGDCVFDLEKIEQRLAECGEPPETRDNARLRIWLPSSPRREYIVGVDPAGGGSEGDYACAEVMEKETAMQCAELRGHFSPQELAARVAALAREYNQALVAVERNNHGHAVLAHLARGDKYERLYEHGGQLGWLTSAVTRPSMLANFAAVLANAPQLFSSRTLLEECRTFVRYPDGASAAAAGAHDDCVIATAIALAVRQEMVDDRPALELATLSLR
- a CDS encoding phosphatidylinositol kinase; amino-acid sequence: MRGGAQGHLMRSDDGNYYVVKFQNNPQHVRVLANELLATRLAERVGLPVPVPEVVDVAAWLIDNTSELRIELAGQSVKCTPGLQFGSRYLVDPLEGQVFDYIPDPLLERVKNLGAFAGVLALDKWTCNANGRQAAFWRKSRERRYSAAFIDQGYCFNAGEWTFPDSPLRGVYMRNAVYAGVTGWSLFEPWLERIESFDESVLWQCAEAVPPGWYGSDWDELERLCEILLKRRSRVRELIESFRDSSRAPFPNWGGSRQPVAVEPEAKRNKAYVN
- a CDS encoding DUF3037 domain-containing protein, whose protein sequence is MTERKQCEFFLIRYVPDAVKDEFVNIGAVLLNGSGAQVRFTHDWRRVRCLDPAADVEMLEALEGDLRSLLGDPDRERLLKKLQDSFSNAIQLSPTKALLAEDPAAEIERLVQMYLEVKRPAGKGKLSARQAIFARMRDTFVQAGVWKLMRHRIAVAQYTHKGDPLKIDCGYRPNGEVKMFHAVSLATEPETAKILAFSFPQIEAGILKHEQAKASLTAIVEDDLDRGDDAVAFALETLDNAQIAVTNAGELAAIANRVRGDLKV
- a CDS encoding phage portal protein is translated as MTIKETFLSALRRLGGSVSDKRRTLALPSILNTYAPRGTNGALPKCTPYNLRRFAETPIARKAINTIKDRVAGMRWRVQPKNGRALEELSEGVERIRVLTDNLDAPNSDDSFRSLAEQVLEDVIVGGFGAIEVQRTEEPTRPLVLWPVDGSTIRMRADWDGRPDSPRYVQDTGRFGPESRIALNDNELIYIRLNPRTHTPFGLGRLEVAFETINAFLGAHRYAARLASNSVVQYALWLQDLTPAHHERLIRWWQDEIEGTGRVPILSVEHKPEVLRFGGGTDADLRLSWQEFLLRVVADAFDLPPLFLGLEHDVNRSTAGELSDLAFRQAIVPTARLLAEHLTRDAIGKKLGWHDLEFVFTDTDVRNEREEAEIQEILLRSGVMTVNEVRRLRGLPELSI